Proteins co-encoded in one Caloenas nicobarica isolate bCalNic1 chromosome 19, bCalNic1.hap1, whole genome shotgun sequence genomic window:
- the ST6GALNAC4 gene encoding alpha-N-acetyl-neuraminyl-2,3-beta-galactosyl-1,3-N-acetyl-galactosaminide alpha-2,6-sialyltransferase isoform X2, translating to MKTLPLERALCRHCAVVSSSGQMLDSHLGRDIDGQECVLRMNHAPTAGYEEDVGARSTIRVVSHTSVPLLLKNQPYFFQQSRETLYIIWGPAKKMNREKVGSTYQMLLKVMETYPHLQIYTLTEEKMAYCDDVFQNETGKNRIKSGSFLSTGWFTMILAMELCEQICVFGMVSDSYCREKNHSSVPYHYFEKGWLDECKMYLVHERARRAGHRFITEKAIFSRWAKKRNIIFTHPSWAGR from the exons ATGAAGACGCTG CCATTGGAGCGAGCGCTGTGCCGCCACTGCGCCGTGGTCTCCAGCTCAGGACAGATGCTGGATTCACACCTGGGACGGGACATCGATGGGCAGGAGTGCGTCCTGCGCATGAACCATGCCCCCACCGCCGGCTACGAGGAGGATGTGGGAGCGCGGAGCACCATCCGGGTGGTGTCACACACCAGCGTCCCGCTGCTGCTGAAGAACCAGCCCTACTTCTTCCAGCAGTCCCGGGAGACCCTCTACATCATCTGGGGACCGGCAAAGAAGATGAACCGGGAGAAGGTGGGCTCGACCTACCAGATGCTGCTGAAGGTGATGGAGACCTACCCCCACCTGCAGATCTACACCCTGACCGAGGAGAAGATGGCATATTGCGATGATGTCTTCCAGAACGAGACAGGGAAGAACAG gatCAAGTCTGGCTCCTTCCTGAGCACAGGCTGGTTCACCATGATCCTGGCCATGGAGCTCTGTGAGCAGATCTGCGTCTTCGGCATGGTCAGCGACAGCTACTGCAG GGAGAAGAACCACTCGAGCGTGCCCTACCACTACTTTGAGAAGGGCTGGCTGGATGAGTGCAAGATGTACCTGGTACACGAGCGAGCCCGCCGCGCCGGGCACCGCTTCATCACTGAGAAAGCCATCTTCTCCCGCTGGGCCAAGAAGAGGAACATCATTTTCACCCACCCATCCTGGGCAGGCAGGTAG
- the ST6GALNAC4 gene encoding alpha-N-acetyl-neuraminyl-2,3-beta-galactosyl-1,3-N-acetyl-galactosaminide alpha-2,6-sialyltransferase isoform X1 yields MKTLVRLFLMLVCAAAVAVLYVLLCSHACLQPCCWVPGERGSPVAPTHLRFQGYSRVPDGKPLERALCRHCAVVSSSGQMLDSHLGRDIDGQECVLRMNHAPTAGYEEDVGARSTIRVVSHTSVPLLLKNQPYFFQQSRETLYIIWGPAKKMNREKVGSTYQMLLKVMETYPHLQIYTLTEEKMAYCDDVFQNETGKNRIKSGSFLSTGWFTMILAMELCEQICVFGMVSDSYCREKNHSSVPYHYFEKGWLDECKMYLVHERARRAGHRFITEKAIFSRWAKKRNIIFTHPSWAGR; encoded by the exons ATGAAGACGCTG GTCCGGCTGTTCCTGATGCTGGTGTGCGCGGCGGCAGTCGCCGTGCTGTACGTCCTGCTGTGCTCCCAcgcctgcctgcagccctgctgctgggtcccgggggagcggggcagccccgTGGCACCCACCCACCTCAGGTTTCAGGGGTACAGCCGCGTCCCAGATGGGAAG CCATTGGAGCGAGCGCTGTGCCGCCACTGCGCCGTGGTCTCCAGCTCAGGACAGATGCTGGATTCACACCTGGGACGGGACATCGATGGGCAGGAGTGCGTCCTGCGCATGAACCATGCCCCCACCGCCGGCTACGAGGAGGATGTGGGAGCGCGGAGCACCATCCGGGTGGTGTCACACACCAGCGTCCCGCTGCTGCTGAAGAACCAGCCCTACTTCTTCCAGCAGTCCCGGGAGACCCTCTACATCATCTGGGGACCGGCAAAGAAGATGAACCGGGAGAAGGTGGGCTCGACCTACCAGATGCTGCTGAAGGTGATGGAGACCTACCCCCACCTGCAGATCTACACCCTGACCGAGGAGAAGATGGCATATTGCGATGATGTCTTCCAGAACGAGACAGGGAAGAACAG gatCAAGTCTGGCTCCTTCCTGAGCACAGGCTGGTTCACCATGATCCTGGCCATGGAGCTCTGTGAGCAGATCTGCGTCTTCGGCATGGTCAGCGACAGCTACTGCAG GGAGAAGAACCACTCGAGCGTGCCCTACCACTACTTTGAGAAGGGCTGGCTGGATGAGTGCAAGATGTACCTGGTACACGAGCGAGCCCGCCGCGCCGGGCACCGCTTCATCACTGAGAAAGCCATCTTCTCCCGCTGGGCCAAGAAGAGGAACATCATTTTCACCCACCCATCCTGGGCAGGCAGGTAG
- the ST6GALNAC6 gene encoding alpha-N-acetylgalactosaminide alpha-2,6-sialyltransferase 6 — protein MSGSTSQRAAALGVLFALIMLLIIYSSGSGSEVFPYSRLRGRARRPPDLRKWGVKSGYLPVCGNKTLTARCHQCVIVTSSSHLLGTRLGTAIDGAECTIRMNDAPTTGYEVDVGNKTTFRVVAHSSLYRVLKRPQEFVNKTPETIFIFWGPPAKMQKSLLKIIQRVSASFPNMTAYIVSPGRMKQFDDLFRGETGKDREKSRSWLSTGWFTMVIAVELCDAVHVYGMVPPNYCGHRPPPRRLPYHYYEPKGPDECTTYIHNERSRKGNHHRFITEKRVFASWASLYNITFSHPAWP, from the exons ATGAGCGGCAGCACG AGCCAACGCGCCGCCGCCCTGGGGGTCCTGTTTGCCCTGATCATGTTGCTGATCATCTACAGCTCCGGCAGCGGGAGCGAGGTGTTCCCCTACAGCCGCCTGCGGGGCAGAGCCCGCCGGCCCCCCGACCTCAGGAAGTGGGGGGTGAAAAGCGGGTACCTGCCCGTCTGCGGGAACAAG ACCCTGACTGCCCGCTGCCACCAGTGCGTCATCGTCACCAGCTCCAGCCACCTCCTGGGCACCCGCCTGGGCACAGCCATCGACGGGGCCGAGTGCACCATCCGCATGAATGATGCTCCCACCACCGGCTACGAGGTTGACGTGGGCAACAAGACCACTTTCCGTGTGGTGGCCCACTCCAGCCTCTACCGCGTCCTCAAGCGGCCCCAGGAGTTCGTCAACAAGACCCCGGAGACCATATTCATCTTCTGGGGGCCGCCTGCCAAGATGCAGAAGAGCCTCCTGAAAATCATCCAACGCGTCAGTGCCTCCTTCCCCAACATGACGGCCTACATCGTCTCCCCCGGCCGCATGAAGCAGTTTGATGACCTGTTTCGGGGGGAGACGGGGAAGGACAG gGAGAAGTCACGCTCATGGCTCAGCACTGGCTGGTTCACCATGGTGATTGCGGTGGAGCTGTGTGACGCCGTCCACGTCTACGGCATGGTGCCACCCAACTACTGTGG CCACCGACCCCCACCCCGCCGCCTGCCCTATCACTACTACGAGCCCAAGGGCCCCGACGAGTGCACGACGTACATCCACAATGAGCGGAGCCGCAAGGGCAACCACCATCGCTTCATCACCGAGAAGCGAGTCTTCGCCAGCTGGGCCAGTCTCTACAACATCACCTTCTCGCACCCCGCCTGGCCCTAG
- the AK1 gene encoding adenylate kinase isoenzyme 1 has protein sequence MSTEKLKHHKIIFVVGGPGSGKGTQCEKIVQKYGYTHLSTGDLLRAEVSSGSERGKKLQAIMEKGELVPLDTVLDMLRDAMVAKADVSKGFLIDGYPREVKQGEEFEKKIGPPTLLLYVDAGKETMVKRLLKRGETSGRVDDNEETIKKRLETYYKATEPVIAFYKSRGIVRQLNAEGSVEEVFQQVCSHLDKL, from the exons ATGTCAACAG AAAAGCTCAAGCACCACAAAATCATCTTCGTGGTGG GTGGCCCCGGCTCGGGGAAAGGGACCCAGTGTGAGAAGATTGTGCAGAAATATGGCTACACCCACCTCTCCACGGGGGACCTGCTGCGGGCAGAGGTCAGCTCAGGCTCGGAGCGGGGCAAGAAGCTGCAGGCCATCATGGAGAAGGGGGAGCTGGTGCCCCTG gACACGGTGCTGGACATGCTGAGGGACGCCATGGTGGCCAAAGCGGACGTGTCCAAGGGCTTCCTCATCGACGGCTACCCCCGCGAGGTGAAGCAGGGAGAGGAGTTTGAGAAGAAG ATCGGCCCCCCCACACTGCTGCTCTACGTGGATGCGGGAAAGGAGACGATGGTGAAACGGCTGCTGAAGCGAGGCGAGACCAGCGGGCGGGTGGATGACAATGAGGAGACAATCAAAAAGCGTTTGGAGACCTACTACAAGGCCACCGAGCCCGTCATCGCCTTCTACAAGAGCAGAGGCATTGTCCGCCAG CTCAACGCCGAGGGCTCCGTGGAGGAGgttttccagcaggtctgctcCCACCTCGACAAACTGTAG
- the ENG gene encoding endoglin — MGPRAAPLLPLLLALLGRPDAGRAEGCDLQPVMAEPPITLSYATSTVPWGCVSSSSVGTDREVHVLSVKWSKVSAFPLNVSVTPRAGTCTKPAVLVLLCDRCLATITSSCPDLLVRTDAHLSLGTTVTLGPEPPVATSEGQLLAWARGTYGGITSYSELRDPRWVQLRLGEDASSPPDCVPQEHFDASLHLETEVFFHGVKGCSRRDTQSTRDNPSTRAAHIIRLQPEPSSLVTEVNLSLSCPERAASNQSNQLLILQSRANLTWSLSVNNCHIQFMASGNYKIAPISSLPFPGELLPDTERGLIAKAFEKNYSIVASYSVIPTSARVSLEIQEHEAVRRVPTTPTPPAPTAYSLPSMLLLTLQPWKCTDETMEIIIARSHLEPIKDVVNITLRDSSCQAEKNATHFMLKTPLSHCGTSLESRGHANNELILNLAKGTVLRSVRVAFQCKIPRELFLRLFPTAAFEAPQTELEINKETFVQASMRWEDHPVDLQLKECWLAAPGREPVLLLQGGEARGAGVAMLEGPPSSRGRKIWRFRFTYAIPEGGRVPFSATLKCKAGLQNNTIFEKVLEVTVKDGWQLPNNRGLGLAAVLGITFGAFLIGALLTAGLWYIYSHTRPISKLQPVSSTAPASESSSTNHSIGSTQSTPCSTSSMA; from the exons ATgggcccccgcgccgccccgctcctgccgctgctgctggccctgctgggCCGCCCGg ATGCTGGGAGAGCCGAGGGCTGCGACTTGCAGCCAGTGATGGCGGAGCCACCCATCACTCTGTCCTACGCCACCAGCACGGTGCCGTGGGGctgtgtcagcagcagctcGGTGGGCACTGACCGCGAAGTCCATGTCCTCAGCGTCAAGTGGTCCAAG GTCTCTGCCTTTCCACTGAATGTGTCTGTCACACCGCGAGCTGGCACCTGTACCAAGCCAGCGGTACTTGTCCTCCTGTGTGACCGCTGCTTGGCCACCATCACCTCCTCGTGCCCAGACCTGCTCGTCCGCACC GACGCCCACCTCAGCCTGGGGACCACCGTGACACTGGGACCTGAGCCACCCGTGGCCACCAGTgaggggcagctgctggcctgGGCTCGAGGCACCTATGGGGGCATCACGTCCTACAGCGAGCTGCGGGACCCCCGCTGGGTCCAGCTCCGCCTGGGAGAAG ACGCCAGCAGCCCGCCAGACTGTGTCCCCCAGGAGCACTTCGACGCATCGCTGCACCTTGAGACCGAGGTCTTCTTCCACGGGGTGAAGGGCTGCTCGCGCAGGGACACCCAGAGTACCAGGGACAACCCGAGCACCAGGGCTGCCCACATCATCCGCCTGCAGCCCGAGCCCAG CTCCCTGGTCACAGAGGTGAACCTGTCCCTGAGCTGTCCTGAGAGAGCTGCGAGCAACCAGAGCAACCAGCTCCTCATCCTGCAGAGCCGGGCCAACCTCACCTGGTCCCTCTCCGTCAACAACTGCCACATCCAGTTCATG GCCTCCGGGAACTACAAGATCGCGCCCATCTCCTCGCTGCCGTTCCCCGGGGAGCTCCTGCCCGACACGGAGCGGGGCCTCATCGCCAAAGCCTTCGAGAAGAACTACAGCATCGTCGCCTCCTACTCCGTCATCCCCACCAGCGCACGTGTCAGCCTGGAGATCCAGGAGCACG AGGCAGTCAGGAGGGTACCCACAACACCCACTCCCCCGGCCCCCACCGCATACTCACTGCCCAGCATGCTGCTGCTCACGCTCCAGCCCTGGAAGTGCACAGATGAAACTATGGAGATCATCATTGCCAGGTCCCACCTGGAG CCCATCAAGGATGTGGTGAACATCACCCTGCgggacagcagctgccaggcagagAAAAACGCCACTCACTTCATGCTGAAAACCCCCCTCAGCCACTGCGGCACCTCGCTGGAGAGCAGAGGCCATGCCAACAATGAG CTCATCCTCAACCTGGCCAAGGGCACAGTGCTCCGGAGCGTGCGG GTGGCTTTCCAGTGCAAGATCCCACGGGAGCTCTTCCTGCGCCTCTTCCCCACCGCCGCCTTCGAGGCCCCGCAGACAGAGCTGGAGATCAACAAGGAAACCTTTGTGCAG GCGTCCATGCGGTGGGAGGACCACCCGGTGGACCTGCAGCTGAAGGAGTGCTGGCTGGCGGCGCCGGGGCGGGagccggtgctgctgctgcagggcggCGAggcgcggggcgcgggggtGGCCATGCTGGAGGGGCCCCCCAGCAGCCGCGGGAGGAAGATCTGGCGCTTCCGCTTCACCTACGCCATCCCGGAGGGCGGGCGCGTCCCCTTCTCCGCCACCCTCAAGTGCAAGGCTGGTTTGCAG AACAACACCATCTTTGAGAAGGTCCTGGAGGTGACAGTGAAGGATGGCTGGCAGCTGCCCAACA ACcgtgggctggggctggccgCCGTCCTGGGCATCACCTTCGGCGCCTTCCTCATCGGGGCTCTCCTCACCGCCGGGCTCTGGTACATCTACTCGCACACCC GTCCCATCTCCAAACTGCAGCCGGTTTCCAGCACGGCCCCAGCGtcggagagcagcagcaccaacCACAGCATCggcagcacccagagcaccccctgctccaccagcagcaTGGCCTGA